TATAGTACTTTTAACCTTCCCTTAATAACTTTTAGGAATATTAACCCTTGATATATGATGCTAATTTTCAGTGAAagtctataattttttttttgtattgtaaaattaCGTAATGGATCCCTTATCCAATATAACTTTTTTCTTCCTTGCTTACTTTCCAGAATCAAGACGACAGTGATCTCATGGCTTACTGGCTGTCAAATACATCTGCACTATTGTTTCTGCTCCCACAAAGTTTAAAATCCGGTGGTTCAAATGACGCAACCCCCGTTAGAAAACCACCAAATCCAACATCCCTCTTTGGCAGAATGACTATGGTAATAATAATCTTACAGTGTTTGTAATCTACTCCCCCTTTAACACTTAAaagatttcatatttatttgttacaACCTTACCTGAATTGCAGGGTTTTCGGTCATCTCCTTCGTCTGCCAACCTTCCTACCCCATCGGAGGTTGTACGCAAAGTAAAGGCTAAGTATCCTGCTTTGCTTTTCAAGCATCAACTCACATCCTATGTGGTATCTCATATCTTGTGGGACAACTTGAAGAAAGAGTTGGCAtcatttattttgttatgtatCCAGGTATTTTGAATACAATTGTTTAACTGAATCTGAATGAGATAAGTAAAGTTGAATGTCCTATTATAATCCTCAGTTCTCATATCTTGTCCATATATAATATCTGCCTTTTCGAGATACTTTATTGTTTCTAGAAATTTCTAAGAGGTCTCTGGTCCTCCGATGCGTTTCCTTTCTTTCCTCCGGATGGTCATAAGATTCTAGAGGTGGTAAAGTTGAAATCCTGGAGTTGGTTAAGTGCTATGTGGACTGGTTTCAGATTTTCGATTTCTTTGTGGTTTATTAATCCCATAGGATGCTTGGGTTTTTTTGATTTGTATAGCAATTACAGGCATAATTATGTTGTATATAGTTGTTAGTGTCAATAGGTTGAATGTCTTAATGGCAAATTCAAATGCTATGCATTTGTAACTGTTATTTTGACAATAGTAACTActattaattagtatatattgTATAATAAATGTAGATATGACAGCTACAGATTTATTGGGCTGATTCAAATGTAATTACATTGTATTTATATGAGACTTCTCCTGGAGGAGAACATACAGTTTTCAGATCAATACTTCCATGAGTCTAACATTCTTTAagtttaacatggtatcagtcTAGGTTACGATCCAAAATCTAGTCTGAGTTCTTTAGCAGTGTCTTTCACTCTTAGTCAAGAATCtcggtattttatttctttcctgGTTATTCCTTTTTCAAACCAGATTGTCATCTTGCGTGTTCAATTTTCTTCGATTCAATGTCGATAGAGAAACATGATGTTTTCATGGTCCGCCTTAATGGCAAAAACTATTCATCTTGGGAATTCCAGTTCTCATTATATGTCCAAGGAAAAGATTTGTGGGGTCATGTTGATGACACAACTCCTGCCCCCGACAAAGACAAAGATAAGGATGCACATGCCAAATGGAAAACTAAAGATGCTCAGGTCATGACCTGGATCACCAGTTCGGTTGATCCCAACATTGTTCTGAACCTTCGCCCTTACAAGACTGCAGCAACAATGTGGGCTTACTTGAAGAAAATCTACGGTCAGAACAATGCAGCCCGTAGATTCCAGCTTGAGTATGACATAGCTAATTTTAAACAGGATAGTCTCTCTATATCTGATTTTTACTCTCAATTCATGAATCTTTGGGCTGAATACACTGATATAGTTTATTCAAATTTGAGTGCTGGTGAACTAAGTGCAGTACAAACAGTTCATGACACTACGAAACGAGATCAGTTTCTTATGAAATTGAGATATGACTTTGAAGGTATGCGCTCTAGTCTAATGCATAGAGACCCAATACCCTCATTGGATGCGTGTCTCAATGACCTGTTACGTGAAGAACAACGCCTTCTTACACAATCCATCCTTGAAGAACAAAAAGCATCTACTGTTCCAGTGGCATATGTTGCACAAGGGAGGTCAAGAAACCACGAGATGAGCACTATTCAATGTTTTTGTTGCAAGCGCTCTGGACATTATGCCTCTAACTGTCCAAACAAATTCTGCAATTATTGCAAAAAGGATGGACACATTATTAAGGAGTGTCCAACAAGGCCACCGAAGCGCAATGCAAAAGCCTTTGCAACTTCAGTTGATTCATCAATTCCTACTGCTGTCCAACAAAATACTCCTGCTGCTGTCCAGACTTTGACCCCTGAAATGGTTCAACAAATGATCATTTCAGCATTCTCTGCTTTGGGATTCTCAGGTAAATCATGTTCACCCTGGTACTTTGATTCCAGGGCTTCCAACCACATGACCAATAATACTCAATTTCTTAATAATATCACCAAATATTCTGGAAATCTCAAGATACATACTGCTGATGGCAATCAATTGCCTATCACAGCAACCGGTGATATTTCTTCAACTCTAAACAATGTTTTTGTCTCTCCTGGTCTTACTAGTAATCTCATTTCTGTTGGACAGTTAGTTGACAATAATTGTAAAGTACAATTCTCAAAATCTGGTTGTCTTGTGCAGGATCAACAATCAGGGATGACAATCGCGAAGGGGCCTAAAGTCGGACGTCTCTTTCCACTCAATTTACATTTGTCTCCAAGTCTTTCTTTACCTTCTGTTTTGTGCAATTCTGCAACTGTTGATTATCAACTGTGGCATAAGCGTCTTGGACACCCAAACTTCAATGTGCTTCATGACATGCTAAAATCTGGTTTTCTAGGAAATAAACACACTCCGTCTCTTGATATTATTCGTTTTGATTGCACTCCTTGTAAGCTTGGCAAAAGTAAAATCCTTCCTTTTCCAACACATCAACCGAATGTAACAAAACCTTTTGATATCATCCATAGTGATGTATGGGGAGTGACACCGATTATATCTCATGCTAATTACAAatattttgtaacttttattgatgattatagtCGTTTTACATGGGTGTATTTTTTGCGCTCAAAAGATGAAGTTTTTTCtactttcaaattttttaatgctTATGTTGAAACCCAATTTTcatctaaaatcaaaattcttcGCTCTGATAATGGGGGAGAATATACATCAAATTCTTTTCAAGAGTTCTTGCAATCTAATGGAATTATATCTCAAAGATCATGTCCCTcaactccccaacaaaatggggtAGCTGAAAGAAAAAATCGCCATTTGCTTGATGTTGTTCGCACACTTTTTCTAGAGTCTCATGTGCCACCACGATTCTGGTGTGAAGCCCTATCTACTGCAGTTCATCTTATAAACAGTTTGTCATCCCCGTCAATAAATAATGAATCTCCCTTTAGTCGGTTATTTGAAAAGCCGCCAAATTACTCAACTCTCCGTGTCTTCGGTTGTGTGTGTTATGTCCATCTTCCTCCACAAGAACGCACCAAACTCAGTGCACAATCTGTTGAATGTGCTTTTCTTGGATATTCTTCTCATCAAAAGGGCTTTTTATGTTATGATCCTAATAATCGTCGAATTcaggaaaataaatatttttttgcaacacATTATGACACTCCTTCTACGGTTTCTGTTTTACCATTTTTTTCTAACTCTATTATAAGTCAGTCATCCTCTAAGCCCCTTTTGACCTACCAAAGACGACGTGTTGTCACTCAAAATCAACCAGCTGAATTCCACGGGCCCCCTCAAGATAGTTCCTTGACTGCTGATCCAATACAAGAACCAGAACCAGAACTTGAACTTTTACGACGCAGCTCACGCATTCGTAAGCCCCCAGAAAAGTATGGTTCTCTAATCCCTTATCCTTGACAGCAACATTATCTAGTGTTTCTATTCCTTCTTCTTATAAACAGGCAATGGAGCATGTTTGTTGGCAAACCGCTATTGAAAATGAACTTCTGGCCTTGGAAGAAAATCAGACATGGGACATAGTGCCTTGTCCTCCGTATGTTAAACCTTTGGGTAGCAAATTTGTGTTTTCAATAAAGCTGCGTCCAGATGGATCAATAGATCGTTACAAGGCTCGTCTTGTAGTTCTTGGAAATAAGCAAGAATATGGACTAGACTATGACGAGACTTTTGCCCCGGTCGCCAAGATGACTAGTGTGCGCACTATTCTTGCTCTTGCTGCATCCCAGTCTTGGCCACtacatcaaatggatgtgaaaaatGCATTCCTACACGGTGATCTTAAGGAAGAAGTTTACATCAAACTTCCCAATGGTATGCCCACATCTTCCTCTAATACTGTTTGCAAATTAAAACGCTCtttatatggtttgaaacaggCACCAAGAGTATGGTTTGAAAAGTTCCGATCCACACTACTtggtttttcattcattcaaagtCAATATGATCCATCACTTTTCCTACAAAGGACTCCTAAAGGCATTGTGGTGCTTCTGGTTTATGTGGACGATATAGTGGTGACGGGTTCTGATCAAGAGGGCATCTCTAAAATTAGAGAATTGTTGCATTCATCTTTTCACATGAAAGAGTTGGGCCGCCTTACTTACTTCTTGGGTTTGGAGGTACATTATCAATCTGAAggcatttttttaaatcaacaaAAGTATATTAAGGATCTTGTGCAACTTGCTGGACTCACAGATTCAAACACTGTTGACACTCCCATGGAAGTTAATGTTAAATATCGTCGAGATGAAGGTGAACTTCTTGATGATCCAACTCTTTATCGCAAGTTGGTTGGTAGTCTCATTTATGTAACAATTACCCGCCCAGATATTTCTTTCGCTGTGCACACTGTAAGTAGGTTCATGCAAGCACCACGACATTTACATTTTTCAGCAGTGCAGCGTATCATTAAGTACCTCCTTGGCACTTCAAGACGTGGTTTGTTTTTTCCTAATGATTCGACACTCCAACTTCAAGCATatagtgatgctgattgggctggTTGTCCAGACACAAGGAAGTCTACTACTGGCTGGTGTATGTTCCTAGGAAATGCTGCTATTTCCTGGAAGTGTAAGAAACAAGATTCAGTTTCAAATTCATCCACTGAAGCAGAATATCGTGCAATGTCTGCTGCTTGTTCTGAAATAGTATGGTTGCGCGGTCTTCTAACAGAACTTGGATTCTCTCAAGCACAACCAACTTCATTGCATGCTGACAATACTAGTGCTATACAAATTGCAGCAAATCCAGTTTATCATGAACGAACAAAGCACATCGAGGTTGATTGTCACTCTATCCGAGAAGCCTATGATCGCAGAAtcatcaatctaccacatgtctCCACATCAGATCAGACAGCTGACATCTTTACTAAATCATTGACACGTCAACGACACAATTTTTTGGTTAGCAAATTGATGCTAGTTAATTTACCAGCATCAATTTGAGGGGGGATGTCAATAGGTTGAATGTCTTAATGGCAAATTCAAATGCTATGCATTTGTAACTGTTATTTTGACAATAGTAACTActattaattagtatatattgTATAATAAATGTAGATATGACAGCTACAGATTTATTGGGCTGATTCAAATGTAATTACATTGTATTTATATGAGACTTCTCCTGGAGGAGAACATACAGTTTTCAGATCAATACTTCCATGAGTCTAACATTCTTTAAGTTTAACAGTTAGGTCCCTAGTACTGCTATATGTGTGTTTCGGTAGGTGTGCTATTCCAGTTTTTCATTGTATCCGGCTGGTTTGCATTCTCTTCTTGTAATTGTCTTCTAAATTTTGCACTTATTCTAAAATTGtgtttcaaattatcatatacttttttttttaaatactattaCTCATGCAATTTGTATTGCTGATATACAGGCACCAAGAACATCTAAGGGAGTCTTAAGATCTGGCCAATCTTTTAGTAATTATTATTGAATCCTTCAACACTATTCTCTATACGATGAAAGAGAACTTTGTAATAAACTACTATTATGGATTTTTAACAATTTGAGTATcgtgtaattattttttttacactagCCGTTTATGCTATTTATAAAAATTGCTTATACATGATATTGTTTTGGGTTTTAGGTGCCTCCTGTCCTTGTCCAAAAGATCTTCTCTCAAacattttcatatattaatGTTCAATTCTTCAACAGGTAAGTAGTTTTTGCATGCATCCtttgacataattttttttgtttgtaatggTGTTTTGATCTTAATGTTTAACATTCTGTTTTTAATAAATGATTGGTAGTCTTCTTCTGCGGCGTGATTGTTACCCATTCAGTAATGGAGAATATGTGAAGGCTGGTTTAGCAGAATTGGAGCTGTGGTGCTGCCAAGAAAGGATGAggtattcattttttgtttactGTATTGTGTTAGATAGATTGAGTTATTGCATAAATTAATTAGGCGCTTAATATAAGGCAATCACCTATTGCTACTCTATATGGCTTTTGGGTTGGTATGAAAGTCTAACAAAATTGCCTTGGGTTTGCAGTATGCTGGGACATCTTGGGTAAATGTTTCTTGGTAAGTTGGATTCTTGGTAAGTGTTTCTTGTTTCATAAGATGGCACCATTTATCTTACTGATGTTGTTACAAAATTTTGATAATCAATGTGGTTTACCATGCATCATGTTTTGTTTCCTattgtaattaattaaaatcCGACAATTTCACCATTtggatttttttgacaaagtaatTCCTGTCTAAAATACCCATGTGGCTTTGCACTGTACTTCTTTTAAACCGTTTTAACTGTCAAAATGAATCTTTTATTGCCAAAAACCAGGGGTGCAAACTTTTAACTTTAATATTTTGGTGTAAATTGGGTATTATTTACTAtaattgcagagactaatccgTTGAGCCAGGTAGAACCACAATAGGTAGCAAAACTATCCCTCAAGAGTGTTAACATTGAGCCATTCCGAGGGCTGAATTCGAAATCCATGACCTCTTTGGACTCAAGCCTTAGTCTGTTTTCTTATATTGGGACTCAATTCCTCTATTCTCTCTTTGTAACTATGATATTCTGATTAGTGACTTGGTTTGGAGAATTATGCtactattatttctttattcttGGTTTTTTTACAACTACTTGTAATAGTGTAATTTTGCTGTACATGTCTGATGTTCACAGGGTTACATAGATTTATTGTATTTCATAAGTGTGTCCTTTTTCAATCGCACTGCAACATGTTAATTTTGTTGTCTGAagtggagaaattggagataaGTGCCTTTGCgataatttttctttctctgtTATATATTGTCAACTGTCGGTGGGTTTACTTTGGCAACTGAACTTAGATTTGAACATTTCTGTAATCATGATTCTTGATTCTTCTCTGCAAGCTTGGTGGAGATTATCAGTATTCATCGTTGGAATATAATTGgtcatttttttatatgtatttgtTTTCGAATAATTGTTCTTAGATTGTGTACAAGCTGGTGTTGAAGTTTATGTGTTTCAATATGCAGAACCTGAGTACAATATTATGGAATAACTTTTTGCCCTTCCTGAGATGAAGAACTTTGGACGAATTGGTAATGAACTTTGGACGAATTGGT
This portion of the Trifolium pratense cultivar HEN17-A07 linkage group LG3, ARS_RC_1.1, whole genome shotgun sequence genome encodes:
- the LOC123914720 gene encoding myosin-14-like, whose translation is MQLQFKETKSLLQKEREAAKREAERVLVIQETLVTSLEKKIDETEKRYVEANKLSEESLKQALDAESKIIQLKTSMRRKLRRSYIERQHENGDSLINCVMKNIGFHHGKPISASTIYKCLLHWKSFEAEWTSVFDRLIHMIGSAIENQDDSDLMAYWLSNTSALLFLLPQSLKSGGSNDATPVRKPPNPTSLFGRMTMGFRSSPSSANLPTPSEVVRKVKAKYPALLFKHQLTSYVVSHILWDNLKKELASFILLCIQAPRTSKGVLRSGQSFSASCPCPKDLLSNIFIY